A single genomic interval of Aedes aegypti strain LVP_AGWG chromosome 1, AaegL5.0 Primary Assembly, whole genome shotgun sequence harbors:
- the LOC5570124 gene encoding uncharacterized protein LOC5570124, whose amino-acid sequence MAGQKFFHGLTEAMINRASDRPDRQKSSFYWPDEYLQDPEEIYKTSSRRQSTASSIRSTPTQECASPASEYESADILKQRHKSNAESHIAFYDECDSSFSEIERDRQREKLRIAQFLREQSDDVSEMAKTRRQNTLKSRIQFYDFNEPGERSPPKASSPTKPYTNGYHPPQTPEHGDPPRYSPVSNGGGADRYRRQLSSPGGSSEYHYSARYTGSYDDFEDDDRSYKSTELNFSPPGTPSGSGDIPEHKRNSQRHLRSSINFCNGVAVADDSSAPRKTVSVREAASTQRVGVGLPNL is encoded by the coding sequence ATGGCTggacagaaattcttccatggCCTCACTGAGGCCATGATTAACCGTGCTTCGGATCGACCTGATCGACAGAAATCCAGCTTCTACTGGCCGGACGAGTACCTGCAGGATCCGGAAGAGATCTACAAAACTTCCAGCCGTCGACAGTCGACGGCGTCGTCGATAAGGTCGACACCCACCCAGGAATGCGCTAGCCCTGCCAGTGAGTACGAGTCGGCGGATATTCTGAAGCAACGTCACAAGAGTAACGCGGAGTCCCACATCGCATTCTACGACGAATGCGATTCGTCCTTCTCTGAGATTGAACGGGATCGACAGCGGGAGAAGTTGCGAATAGCACAGTTTCTTCGCGAGCAGAGCGACGACGTCAGTGAAATGGCCAAAACGCGTCGTCAGAACACCCTAAAGTCGAGGATTCAGTTTTACGACTTCAACGAACCGGGAGAACGATCGCCCCCAAAGGCGTCGTCCCCCACAAAACCATACACCAACGGGTACCATCCTCCGCAAACTCCCGAACACGGAGATCCCCCTCGTTACAGTCCAGTGTCCAACGGAGGAGGCGCTGATCGGTACCGAAGACAACTATCCTCACCCGGAGGATCATCCGAGTATCACTACTCGGCCCGCTACACCGGAAGCTACGACGACTTCGAGGACGACGACCGGAGCTACAAATCGACGGAGCTGAACTTCAGTCCCCCGGGCACCCCCTCGGGCTCCGGAGACATTCCGGAGCACAAGCGCAACTCCCAGCGACACCTCCGGTCGAGCATCAATTTCTGCAACGGCGTGGCGGTGGCCGATGACAGCAGTGCGCCGCGTAAAACCGTCAGCGTGCGGGAAGCGGCCTCCACTCAGCGCGTGGGAGTCGGATTACCAAATCTGTAA